The genomic segment ACCTGGCTGCTGTCGATCGCCCGCCGGGCCGTCATCGACCGCTACCGGCACGCCGCCGCCCGGCCCCGGATCTCCGACGCCGTCGACTGGCGCAGCGCCGCCGAGGGAACCCAGCCCGTCGGGGTGCCGGGCTTCGAGGAGGGCGTGGCGATGCTCGAACTGCTCGACACCCTGCAGGCGCCACGCCGGGAGGCGTTCGTCCTCACCCAGTTGCTCGGCCTGTCCTACGCCGAGGCCGCCTCCACGGCCGGCTGCCCGATCGGCACCGTACGGTCCCGCGTCGCCCGCGCCCGCGACGACCTGGTCGTCCTGCTGAAGGCGGCGGAAACGGCGCCGCGCCCGGGAGCCGCACACCGGCAGCACGCCACGGAGCACCCCGACCGTGGGCACGAGACCGCCGAGTACCCCGTCCGTCCACCCCACATCACTCAGCAGCACGTCTGGAGCCACGCATGACCCCCGAGATGGAGAAGGCCTTCGCCGCACTGCGGGAGCAGTACGGGGCGGAAGCCATCGAGCGCGTCGAGCAGATGCTGGAGCCGGGGCGGCAGGACCGGCACCCGCTGCAGAAGGGCGCCAAGTGGATCATGCCCGGGATCTCGCAGCGCCCGTGGCACGACCCGTACGAACACCAGGAGCTGGCCCCCGTGGTGCACGCTCTCGAAGCCGCGCACTCCGCCATACGAAGCGAGCTGGCGGAGGCCTGGTCCGAGCGCCGGGCCGCGTTCTCGGACTACGAGCACTACCTGACGCGCCAGGAGGACTGGCAGGCGCTGTATCTGTACCGCAGGGGAGACCTGGTGCGGGAGTCGGCGGACGTCGTGCCGACGGCGTTCGGGGTGCTCGAGGAGTACGCGGTCGACACCGGGAAGATCTGCCCGCTCCTGGAGAGCCACTTCTCCACGCTGTTGCCCGGCGCGTCGATCGCCCCGCACCACGACCTGTGGAACTTCAGCATCAATCTGCACCTCGCCGTGGACATCCCGGAGGGCTGCGGCATCACGGTCGCCGGTGAGACCAGGAGCTGGGAGGAGGGCAAGTGCCTGCTGTTCGACTACTCCTTCGAGCACGAGGCGTGGAACCGCGGCACCCGGCCGCGCACCGCCCTGCTGATCGACCTCTGGCACCCCGACACCACGGTCCCGGAGCGGGCGGCGCTCGTCGCCCTCATCACCGAGATCCGGAAGCTGATGGGGGAGGGATGACCGGGGGCTGACAGGCCGTCGTCCGTCCGGGGTCAGGCTCCCGGACGGACGACCACGGCCTCGACGCGTATGACCCCGCTGTCCCGGAAGCGCAGGACGAACGGCACCCGCTCGCCCAGCGGCAGTCGCGGCGGGCGCTGGATCATGACGTCGAGCCCGGCCGGATCCATGGTCACGATGCGGTGCGCGGGCACCGCGACCGGGCCCGCGGGCGTCATCCGGCCGGCTCCGTCGCGGACGACCGTGCGGGTGAGCATCGCCGGCCCCAGGACCGGGGAGTCCACCGACAGCAGGATGTCGTCGGTGCCGCCGGAGTTGCGGAGGGTGAAGAAGGCCGCGGTCGCCTCGGTGTTGGTGGGCCGGAAGAGCCGGGCGTCGGTGACGGTGATGCGGGCCGGGGGTTCACCGGCCGCGCCCGTCGTCGTATAGGCGGTGAGCAGCGCCAGCACGGCCACGCAGGTGGCCACCGGGACCAGGGCGGCGCGCACCGCACCTGGCACCTCCAGGACGATGCCGTCCGTGCCGGAAGCGGGCCGGTCGTCGTCGCGGATCGGCGTACTCATCGCGCACCCGCCAGGGACCGTTCGCCGCCCTGCCGCCGGCCCGGCGTACGCCCGGACCGCCCGCCGCCTCCCGGCCCGGAACCCGGGCCGGGTCCGCCGCCGGCCGAAGGAGCGAGCAGCCGCAGGCTGTTGCCGACGACGAGCACCGAGCTGGCCGACATCGCCAGCGCCGCGAACATCGGGTCGAGCCAGCCGGTGGCCGCGAGCGGCACGGTGAGGAGGTTGTACCCGAACGCCCAGCCGAGGTTGGCGCGGATCGTGCGCAGGGTGCGGCGGGTGAGCCGGACCGCTTCCACGACCGCCTCCATGTCCTCGCGGACGAGCGTGATGTCGGCCGCGCCGATCGCCACGTCGGTGCCCGCGCCCATCGCCATCCCGAGGTCGGCGACGGCCAGCGCCGCGGCGTCGTTGACGCCGTCACCGACCATCGCCACCCGCCGCCCGGCAGCCTGCAGTTCGGTGATGATCTCCGCCTTGCCCTGCGGGAGGACACCCGCGTGCACTTGAGTGATGCCGGCCTGCTCGGCGACCGCCTTGGCCGCTGCGGGGCCGTCACCGGTCAGCAGGACGGATTCGATGCCCAGCTCCCGCAGATGGC from the Streptomyces sp. RKAG293 genome contains:
- a CDS encoding sigma-70 family RNA polymerase sigma factor, which translates into the protein MTHALMTHALVRGAPRPSARKDDEQVTEWALAARGGDPAAVERFVQATYSDVWRFTAHLSGDVHGADDLTQDTFLRALGGLPRFAGRSGARTWLLSIARRAVIDRYRHAAARPRISDAVDWRSAAEGTQPVGVPGFEEGVAMLELLDTLQAPRREAFVLTQLLGLSYAEAASTAGCPIGTVRSRVARARDDLVVLLKAAETAPRPGAAHRQHATEHPDRGHETAEYPVRPPHITQQHVWSHA
- a CDS encoding copper chaperone PCu(A)C; protein product: MSTPIRDDDRPASGTDGIVLEVPGAVRAALVPVATCVAVLALLTAYTTTGAAGEPPARITVTDARLFRPTNTEATAAFFTLRNSGGTDDILLSVDSPVLGPAMLTRTVVRDGAGRMTPAGPVAVPAHRIVTMDPAGLDVMIQRPPRLPLGERVPFVLRFRDSGVIRVEAVVVRPGA
- a CDS encoding aspartyl/asparaginyl beta-hydroxylase domain-containing protein; this encodes MTPEMEKAFAALREQYGAEAIERVEQMLEPGRQDRHPLQKGAKWIMPGISQRPWHDPYEHQELAPVVHALEAAHSAIRSELAEAWSERRAAFSDYEHYLTRQEDWQALYLYRRGDLVRESADVVPTAFGVLEEYAVDTGKICPLLESHFSTLLPGASIAPHHDLWNFSINLHLAVDIPEGCGITVAGETRSWEEGKCLLFDYSFEHEAWNRGTRPRTALLIDLWHPDTTVPERAALVALITEIRKLMGEG